The following coding sequences are from one Betaproteobacteria bacterium window:
- a CDS encoding DUF3365 domain-containing protein translates to MVPLSNACFAVPLRGLATLVLGAALLAAGPARAEEELRRLTEDARRASGQLLSQIRGEVTKEMERTGPIRAVVVCKYSAPEITSNLSRQTGMRVTRVALRVRNRALGEADPWEQQALLDFEKRVAKGEKAESLEVAEIVSEPAGRMFRYAKAIPMGQPCMACHGPTAGMSDAVRAQITSEYPHDRAVDFEVGQIRGAVSIKKAL, encoded by the coding sequence ATGGTGCCACTGTCGAACGCTTGTTTTGCGGTGCCCTTGCGGGGCCTTGCGACGCTTGTGCTGGGGGCGGCGCTGCTCGCGGCCGGCCCCGCCCGGGCCGAGGAGGAATTGCGCCGCCTGACCGAGGACGCCCGCCGGGCTTCGGGACAACTGCTCTCCCAGATCCGTGGGGAAGTCACCAAGGAGATGGAGCGCACGGGGCCCATCCGGGCCGTCGTGGTATGCAAGTACAGCGCGCCGGAAATCACCTCCAACCTGTCGAGGCAGACCGGCATGCGGGTCACCCGCGTGGCGCTGCGGGTTCGCAACCGGGCGCTGGGTGAGGCGGATCCCTGGGAGCAGCAGGCCCTTCTCGATTTCGAGAAGCGTGTTGCCAAGGGTGAGAAAGCGGAATCCCTCGAAGTGGCGGAGATCGTCAGCGAACCCGCGGGACGCATGTTCCGTTATGCCAAAGCCATTCCCATGGGGCAGCCCTGCATGGCCTGCCACGGACCCACGGCAGGCATGTCGGACGCGGTGCGGGCACAGATTACCAGCGAATACCCCCACGACCGGGCGGTGGATTTCGAAGTGGGGCAGATTCGGGGTGCCGTTTCCATCAAGAAGGCTCTCTGA
- a CDS encoding TlpA family protein disulfide reductase, which produces MLGGALACGLLAACGRSDHPAHPLEGSALPRVALRDLNGAGRTLGLATGQPLLLNLWATWCPPCRAEMPDLDLLARSPAGIRVLGVAVDDDLNLVREFVLQYRIGFDIWSDPGLRACREALAVAGIPATYLVAGDGRIRRVVSGEQRWNDSPARDWVEALRGPDRS; this is translated from the coding sequence CTGCTGGGCGGGGCGCTGGCCTGCGGCCTTTTGGCCGCCTGCGGCCGTTCGGACCATCCAGCTCACCCTCTGGAGGGAAGCGCGCTACCGAGGGTGGCGCTGCGCGACCTGAACGGCGCCGGTCGGACCCTGGGCCTGGCGACCGGCCAGCCTCTGCTGCTCAACCTCTGGGCCACCTGGTGCCCGCCCTGCCGGGCGGAAATGCCCGATCTGGACCTTCTGGCACGGAGTCCGGCGGGCATAAGGGTGCTCGGCGTCGCGGTGGACGATGACCTCAACCTGGTGCGTGAATTCGTCCTGCAGTACCGCATCGGCTTCGACATCTGGAGCGATCCCGGCCTGCGGGCCTGTCGGGAGGCGCTTGCCGTCGCCGGCATTCCGGCGACCTACCTGGTCGCCGGCGACGGGCGCATCCGCCGGGTGGTGAGCGGTGAGCAGCGCTGGAACGATTCGCCGGCCCGGGATTGGGTCGAGGCGCTGCGGGGTCCGGATCGCTCTTGA
- a CDS encoding sel1 repeat family protein — MAPRSIIAVFLLSAASALAAPDPLGDALRALEAGRHGQAVQLLTPLATAGNSLAQYRLGMMYYHGNGVPEDEKQAIFWWKKAAAQGYAEAMFQLGSAFLFGSQTARFVPDPDREAATWYFQAASAGHAEAQYHLGLLFLAGKGVIDNREEAARWLRKAATQGHPEAKKALASVESR; from the coding sequence ATGGCTCCTCGCTCGATCATCGCAGTCTTCCTCCTGTCAGCGGCATCGGCGCTCGCGGCTCCAGACCCGCTGGGCGACGCCTTGCGCGCCCTCGAAGCCGGGCGTCACGGCCAGGCCGTCCAACTGCTCACGCCCCTCGCCACCGCTGGAAACTCTTTGGCCCAGTACCGCCTGGGAATGATGTACTACCACGGCAACGGTGTTCCCGAAGACGAGAAGCAGGCGATTTTCTGGTGGAAGAAAGCTGCGGCCCAGGGTTACGCCGAAGCCATGTTTCAGCTTGGCTCGGCCTTTCTCTTCGGTTCCCAGACCGCAAGATTCGTACCCGATCCGGATAGGGAAGCCGCCACCTGGTACTTCCAGGCCGCCAGCGCCGGCCACGCAGAAGCCCAGTACCACCTGGGACTCCTCTTCCTGGCCGGCAAGGGCGTCATCGACAATCGGGAAGAAGCGGCGCGCTGGCTGCGCAAGGCGGCCACCCAGGGCCATCCGGAGGCCAAGAAGGCACTGGCCTCGGTGGAGTCCCGCTGA